The region TGAGCTTTCCGTCGAGGCCGTAGCGGACGGCGCGGAACTTGTTTTCCATCAACAACGCGCGTGAATATTGGCGATAATCGAGGTTTTTGGAGTGTAGATTCCACAACTTACAGGCGGTGGCCTGGATCAGGCCGGCGATGGCGATTGTCTCTTCGGCGCGCATGGGAATGTCGCAGATGCGGACCTCGATGGTGTCGAAGAAGGGGTGGGGGCGGACGTCCCACCAGAGTTTTTTGGCGTTGTCGATGCAATTGGTTTTGATGAGGAGATCGACGTAATTCTCGAATTCTGAGTAACTTGCGAAGGAATCCGGGAGGTTGGTACGGGGAAAGTTCTCGAAGACCTTGGCACGATAGGACTTATAGCCGGTGTCCATACCCAGCCAGAAAGGGGAGTTGGTGGAGAGGGCCAGAATGTGGGGGAGGAAGTAGCGGAGGGAGTTCATGACGCGTATGGCGGCTTCCCTATCTTCAATGCCTACATGCACATGCAGGCCAAAGATAAGGTTGGCGCGGGCTACGAGCTGGAGGTCGGCTACGACCTGGTCGTAGCGGGGATCGGGGTAGATCTCCTGCGAACGCCAGTCTGCGAAGGGGTGGGTGGCACCGGCGACGAGCATGAGGCCGTTCTCGTCGGCTAGTCCGATCATGTTGCGGCGGAGGTCGTAGAGGTCTTCGCGGGCTTCCTCTATGTTGTTGCAAATACGGGTGCCTACCTCGATGACGGACTGGTGGAGCTCGGCTTTAACACGTTCTTCGAGGCGTAGTTTGCCCTGTTCGAGCATTTCTGTGGCGATGTGGGAGCGCAGGTCGCGTGATTCGGGGTCAACTGTCTGGTATTCCTCTTCGATGCCGAGCGTAAACGTGGGACGCATCATGACCTCCTTGCACTGAGTTCGTATGATGCCACATTGCGCTGTGATTGCCCGAATGGGGTGGTTTTGCACCACAAATCACCACGTTCTCACCACAAATGCATGGTGTTTTGAGGTACATTGCTGTGGTGAAGTGCTGGATTGGCGCGGGTTTTGTGGTTTTGGACCATGCTTAATTGTTGAATGGCCACCAACGTGCGCCGTACTGGTGAGTACGGTTAGGGGTTTTTGGAGAGGTTCTGTGTCCTCCAACCCACGTCCCAGAAGCGGGACATGGGGCACCCGGTTAGGTGGTGCGAACGGGCTTGGTGCGGGTGAAGGTGGCCAGGAAGGTTTTGAGGATGACGTAGAGGACGGGGATGAAGAAGAGGTTGAGGACGGTGGAGAGGACCATTCCGCCGACGATGGCGGTGCCGACGGAGTGGCGGCCGTAGGCTCCGGCTCCGGTGGCAAAGTAGAGAGGCAGCACGCCGAGGATGAAGGCGCTGCTGGTCATGAGGATGGGGCGCAGGCGGAGTTCCGAGGCGGTGATGGCTGCGTCGATGATGGACTTGCCGAGGCCGAGTTGCTGCTCCGCGAACTCAACGATGAGGATGGAGTTCTTGGCGGAGAGGCCGATGAGCATGACCATGCCGATCTGCACGTAGACGTCATCCGAGATGCCGCGGAGGGAGACGAGACCGAGGGCTCCGAGGATGGCGGTGGGGACGGCGAGCAGGATGATGAACGGCAGAGTGAAGCTCTCGTACTGGGCTGAGAGAGTCAGGTAGACGACCAGGAGGCCGAGACCGAAGATGACAATGGCTTTGCCGCTGGACTCGACTTCCTCAAGAGCGAGGCCGGTCCAGGAGTAAGTCATGCCCTGAAGCTTGTTCTTCTCAAAGAGCTTGACCATGTTGTCGTTGCCCTGGCCGGAGCTGAGGCCGGGGGCTGGGGAGCCGTCAATCTCTGCGGAGCGGAAGAGGTTGTAGTGGTTGATGACCTGGGGGCCGGAGGTCTCGTTGATGGCGACGAGGTTATCGAGCGGGATCATCTGGTTGGAGTTGGAGCGGACGTAGTACTGGCGGAGGTCCTGGACGTTGCGGCGGAACTGCTGATCGGCCTGGACGTAGACGCGGTAGGAGCGGTTGTTGAAGTCAAAGTCATTGATGTAGCTGGAGCCCATGTAGGTGCCCATGGCGGCGGTGATCTGGGAGAGCGGGACGCCGATGGCCTCAGCCTTCTGGCGGTCGATGGTGACGTAGATCTGCGGATCGTTGGCGGTGAAGGTGGTGTTGAGGTTGGTGAGGCCGGAGGACGGTGAGCGGGCCTGGCCTACGATCTGGTGGGCGATGCGGTCGATATCGCCGAAGGTGTTGCGGCCACCGTCCTGAAGGATGAACTGGAAGCCGCCGACGGTGCCGATGCCGTTGATGGCGGGAGGCTCTGCCGCGAAGGCGATGCCGCCGGGGACGCCGAAGAGCTTGGGCGAGGTGCGGAGGACGATGTCATGGGCGGAGTGGCCGTTGCCGCGTTTGGTGCGCTCGTCAACGGGCTTGAGCGGGGCGAAGATGAGTCCGGAGTTGGGCGAGCTGCCGCCGGAGAGCGAGAAGCCCATGACGGAGAAGGTGCCGAAGACGTCATCGTCATTCCGGATGACCTGGCTGACGCGGTCTGCGAACTCAGCGGTGTACGCGAGCGATGCGCCGGGAGGGGTCTGGATGATGATGAGGTAGTAGCCCTGGTCTTCCTGCGGGACGAAGGCGGTGGGGACGTGGGTGTACTCATACGCGGTGGCAGCGAGGCCAGCGAAGAAGACGATGAGGACGGCGTAACGAATCTTCACCGCGAAGGTGACGGCCACGGCGTACCAACTGATGAGCTTCTTGATGGCCTTATCGATGGGGTTGAGGAAGAAGCCCTGGATGCCGGTCTTGTGCTGTTCTTTTCTGAGGAGGATTGCGGACAACGCAGGGGACAAGGTCAGGGCGTTGAAGGCCGAGATGGCGATGGAGAAGGCGATGGTGAGGGAGAACTGCTTGTACAGGATGCCGGTGGTGCCGGGGAAGAAGCTGACCGGGACGAAGACCGAGATGAGCACGAGCGAGGTGGCGATGACGGCGCTGGTGACCTCCCGCATGGCGATGGAGGTGGCCTCCATGGGGTCCTGCACGCCTTCCTCAAGGTGGCGCTGGACGTTCTCAATGACGACGATGGCGTCGTCTACTACTAGGCCGGTAGCCAGCGTGATTCCGAACAACGTGAGGGAGTTGATCGAAAAGCCGAAGATCTTGATGAAGGCGAAGGTGCCGATCAGCGAGACGGGGATGGTGACGGCCGGGATGATGGTCGCTCGCCAGTCCTGGAGGAAGAGGAAGATGACCACGATGACGATGATGATGGCTTCCGCAAGGGTGGACTCAACCTCCTTGATGGAGTCCGAGACGACGGTGGTGGTGTCTACGGCGATGATGCCCTTGAGGCCGGGAGGATAGGACTTTTCAAGGTCCGCGAGGACCTGGCGGCAGCGCTTGTCTACATCAAGCGCGTTGGCGTTTGAGAGCTGCTGGATGCCCAGGCCGACGGCGTCGTTGCCGGAGAAGCGGAGGTTGGTGTTGTAGGTTTCCGCGCCCAGTTCCGCACGGCCTACGTCCTTGAGGAGGACGATGCCGGTGCCTACGGGGTTGGTGGCTCCTGCTCCGCTGGCTGCATTGGATTTGATGATAATGTTTTCAAACTGCCTGGGATCAGAGAGGCGGCCGACGACGCGGACGGCCATCTGGTAGGCCTGCTTGGGGTCCGAGGGCGGGATGCCGAGCTGTCCGGCGGCTACTTCAATGTTCTGCTCGCCGAGGGCGTTGTTGACGTCCAGCGGGGTGAGGCCGCGGGCGGCGAGCTTGGTGGGATCGAGCCAGATGCGCATGGCGTACTTGCGCTCGCCGAAGATGACGACTGCGCCTACTCCGGGGACGCGCTTGAGGGCGTCGGAGACATACACGTCCAAATAGTTCGAGATGAAGGCGGGCGAGAGGGAGTGGTCAGGCGAGACGAAGCCGGCGGCGAGGACGAAGTTGGAGTTGGCCTTGGTGATGCTGATGCCGGTGTTGTTGACGACGGCGGGGAGACGGCCCTGGGCGGTGGCTACTCGGTTTTGTACGTCTACGGCTGCGATGTCGAGCGAGTAACCGGTCTGGAAGGTGATGGTGATGGTGCTGGTTCCATCATTCGAGCTGGTGGAGGAGATGTAACGCATGCCCTCTACACCGTTGATGGCTTCTTCCAAGGGGACTGTGACGGCGGACTCGACTGTGGAGGAGTTGGCTCCGACGTAGTTGCAGGCGACGATGACCTGCGGGGGTGCGAGCTCGGGGTAGAGCGAGATGGGGAGCGTGGGGAGGGAGACTGCGCCGGCCAGCACGATGAGGAGAGCGCAGACGGTTGCGAAGATGGGGCGGCGGATGAAGAATTCGACCACTGGACGGGTTCCTTGGAGTGCGGGTGGGGCTTGGGATCAGGGATCAGGGACTAGGGATCAGGAACTGCAACAGCACAAGCAACGGCAAGAGCTTAATACGGAGGCTCTGAGCTTCGCTCAGAATGACGGCCAAAACTAACAACGGCAAGGGCAACTACAACTACAACTACAAAAGCTCAATACGGAGGTTCTGAGCTTCGCTCAGAATGACGACCAAAACTAACAAAGGCAAAAGCAACTACAACTACAACGGCACTGCAACGGCAACGGCAACTTCAACTTCAACTTCAACGGCAACAGCAACTTCAACGGCAACAGCAACTTCAACGGCAACGGCAACTTCAACGGCAACTTCAACGGCAACTACGGAGGTTCTTCGCTGCGCTCAGAATGACCCGCGGGTGGGGGGGCTGGGTGGAGCGGTTGGGGTTAGCCGAGGGGTTTGATGGGGGCACCCTCTGCGAGGAACTGGAGGCCGGAGACTACGACTCGGTCGCCGGGGTTGAGGCCGGAGGTTACGGGGTAGCTGTTGCCTACCGTTTCACCGAGGGTGACCGGGACCTGGTGGGCGATGAAGCCTGCCCCCTGGGCCTTTGCGATGTAGACGAAGGGTTGGCCGCCGATCATGGTGACGGCCAAGACTGGGACGGTGGGCTGAGGGGCGGAGGTCCAGATGACGCGGGCGTTGACGACCTGCTGGTTGCGGAGTTTGGAGCCGGCGGGGATGGTGGCCTTGGCGAGGATGCCCTGGATGCCATTATCGACCTGCGGGGAGACGAAGGAGATGGTGGAACGCTCGAGGATTGTGCCGTTGGCGTCTACGATCTGGACGGGGAGGCCGGGGTGGATCTGCGCGGCGCGCTCGGTGGGGATGTAGATGTAGGCTTCGAGGTCCTTGTTTTCGTCGAGCGTGGTGAGGGCGGTGGTGGGGGAGACGTAGTCGCCCTGGTGGACGGGGATGTCACCGATGATGCCGGCGAAGGGGGCGCGGATCTGGTAGTAGGCGAGCTGCTCCTTCTGGGTGGAGGTGCCGGCGGCGGCGGCCTGGTAGGCACCCTTGGAGTTCTGGAAGTTCTGGACGGCGGTGTCGTAGGCCTGGCGGGAGGTGATGCCGGCCTCAAAGAGCTTGCGCTGGCGCTCTACCTCAGCCTGGTTGAACTGGTAGGTGGCGTTGAACTGGGCCTGGGAGCCGATCTGCTGATCGACGGCGGCGCGCTGCTTGAGGGGGTCGATCTGCATGAGCATCTGGCCGGCGGCGACGGACTGGCCGGAGACGACGAAGATCCTGGTGATGTTGCCATCGACCTGAGGCTGGATGTTGGCGGTGCGGCGGGACTTGATGGTGGACACGTAGGTGTCGCCCGTGGGGACGGGGTTGAGGGCGACGGGGGCGACGGCGACGGGCATGGCCTGCATGGCGGGTGGGGCGGCCGGGGGGGCGGACTTGCAGGCGGTGAGCGAGAGAGTGAGGGTCGCGATAAGGATGCGGAGGCGGGGAGTTTGCAACGTGATTCTCCTGAGGGCTTGGACCGGTGGGGCTTGTGGTCCGGGCGGAAGCTGGTCTGCTGACCGGATGGCTGGCGTTTTGCCGAGGCGGCTAGGGGCGACCGAAGCGACTGATTTTTAGAGCTTTGCCAGTTTAGATGGAAAAGGGTTCGGAAGGGAGCGGATGTTTTGACATGGGGGCGAAGATTGAGTAACTTTGGAGATGGAGCAAATGCAGTGTGGGCTGCGTGTGCTTATCGCGTCCCCGTCGTCCAGAGGCCTAGGACACCGCCCTTTCACGGCGATGACACGGGTTCGAATCCCGTCGGGGACGCCAAACCTTTTCAATTGATTGCTGTGGAAACTACGTGAGGGAGACCTCTGCGCCCAGGGCGTCGCGGGCTTCGTTGCGTTCCAGCTTGAGGGCGACGAGGGCCACTGCCAGGGCGAGGCAGCAGACGGCGGCGGCTCCGAGGGGGAGGCGCTGGTAGCTGAGGCCGTAGGTGAGCATGAGGCCGCCCATGGCTGCTCCGAGGGCGTTGCCGAGGTTGAAGGCTCCCTGGTTGAGGGTGGAGGCCAGGTTGGGTGCGCCTTTGGCTCGGTCTACGATGCGGGCCTGCAGGGGGGCTCCGGCGCCGAAGTGGACGAAGCCCCACACGAAGACCATGGCGATCTCGGCAGCGGCGTGGGGTTGGGTGAGGGGCATGAGGAGGAAGAGGACGATGAGGGTGGCCATGCCGCCGAGGATGACGCCCATGGGCTTCCAATCGCTGAGGCGGCCGCCGATGAGGTTGCCGAGGGTGATGCCGACGCCGAAGACGACCAGGACCCAGGAGACGATGTGCGGGGGGAGATGGGTGACGGCTTCGAGGATGGGGGCGATGTAGGCGAAGACGCAGAAGAGGGCCACTGACGACAAGGTGCTGAGGGTTAGGACGAGCTGGACCTGGGGGCGTAGGACGGCGTGGAACTCGTGTTTGAGGTGGATGATCTCGGCGGGCTGGCTGGGGACCATCTTCCAGAGGCCGATGGCGGCGATGACGCCGATGGGGACCAGGGCCCAGAAGGCGAAGCGCCAGCCGAGCCATTGGCCGAGGGCGGTGCCGGCCGGGACGCCGAGGACGTTGGCGATGGTGAGGCCGCTGAACATGAGAGCGATGGCCTGGGCGCGCTCGGATTTGGGCACGAGGTTGGCGGCGACGATGCTGCCGGCACCGAAGAAAGCTCCGTGGCAGAGGGCGGTGAGGATGCGGGCGACGAGCAGGAGGGAGTAGGTGGGGGCGAGGGCGCAGAGGATGTTGCCGGCGATGAAGACGCCCATGAGGATGAGGAGGGCGCGCTTGCGGTCGAGGCGCGCGAGGGCGAGGGCCAGGAAGGGCGAGCCGAGGGTGACGCTGAGGGCGTATCCGGAGATGAGGATGCCGGCCTTGGGGATGCTGACCTGGAAGCTGTGCGCGAGGTCCGGGAGCAGGCCCATGATGATGAACTCGGAGGTGCCGATGGCGAAGGCGGAGACGGCCAGGGCTAGGAGGGGTTTGCGCATGACTTATTGTCGTCGATTGTTTGGGATTGGCTCGCAAGAGTGGGGCTTGAGGGGCGGGTTGCGGCGATAATCGGTCTTTGTAACCGGGCGTGCGTGGGAGCTATGTAAAATGAGGTTCTAGGCTTATTGCGGATTCCGCCGCTCATTTACGAATCAATTACTGCTTGATCGATACCAGGAGAAGAAAGCCCCATGAAGCTGACACCAGGAAAACTCGCAGGCCTGAAGGCCGTATCGGATGCACGAGGCGTGATCGCCGCCGCCGCAATGGATCAGCGTGGATCGCTGCAGAAGTCGCTTGCGAAGGAACGCGGCGGGATTATCGACTCGGCTGCGCTGGGTGAGTTCAAGACGCTGGTGACGGAGGTGCTGACGCGCCATGCTTCCGCCATCCTTCTGGACCCGGAGTTTGGGCTGGAGGCTTCAAAGAACCGCAACTCCGCCGGGCTGCTGCTGGCGTATGAGAAGACCGGGTATGACTCGGCTACGCCGGGACGGCTGCCGGACCTGCTGGATGTGTGGAGTGTCCGCCGGCTGAAGGAGGCTGGAGCGGACTGCGTGAAGATTCTGCTGTACTACTCGCCGTTTGAGAAGACTGCGATCAACGATCTGAAGCATGCCTGGATCGAACGGATCGGCGATGAGTGTATTGCGCACGATATTCCGTTCTTCCTGGAGTTTGTGGGCTATGACGCTGAAGGCGGGGATGAGAAGTCGCTGGCCTATGCGATCAAGAAGCCGCTGATCGTTTCGGGCTCGATGGCGGAGTTTGGCAAGGAACGGTACAACGTCGATGTGCTGAAGGTTGAAGTGCCGGTTGAGATGAGCTACGTGGAAGGCACGAAGGCGTTCAAGGGCGAGAAGGCATACACCCGCGCTGAGGCTCTGCAGCACTTCCGCGATGCGGAGACGATGACGCATAAGCCGTTTATCTATCTTTCGGCGGGCGTTTCGAATCCAGTGTTCATCGAGACGCTGGCGCTGGCTGCCGAGTCCGGCACGAAGTTCAACGGAGTGCTGTGCGGACGCGCGACCTGGAAAGACGGCATCGTGATCTACGCGAAGCAGGGCGCGGCGGCGTTCAAGGAATGGCTGGAGACGACGGGCGTGGAGAACATCTCAAACGTCAACGAGGCGCTGAAGGCAGCGACCCCCTGGTACACGAAGTTTGGGGCGAACAGCCTGGCTGAACTGGGCTAAGCAAGGGCTGGATCAGTGAAGCGCCGAGGCTGTTGGCTCGGCGCTTCACTGTTTAAGTGCCTTCGCGTCTTCAGGTTGACTTAAGGTCCGTTGCGTAGAGTGGAATGGGATGACTCTTGAATCTCGCGTGGCTGGAATCCTGCTCTCCCTATCTGTTTCCGCATGTGCGCAGGTCACTCTACCTGCCGGCACTCCCCTTCCCGTTGCGATCCCCGTCCATCTTCCGATGCTTGCGGGTGAGACGCTGCGTTCCGAGCTGCTGTATCCGGTTTACGTGGACAATAAGCTGGTGCTGCCAGCGCACACGATCGTCCTGGGGCTCGTTCTGTCACTGAATCCGGATCATGGACGGCGAGTCTATGCGCGTTTCAGCGCCGATTTCACTCCGTTCCGAACGCCGGTGGTGGAGTTCACCTCCATCCTGCTGAAGAATGGCAGTTCCCTGCCGCTGGCGACCTCAGCCGCTACGGATGGCGCGCCGATCTTCCGGTTGACTCCCGGACCGCCCAAGCGCGGCGGGATCATCCGGCAGCAGTACCAGGTGGTGAAGGCCAGCGTCCGGAACCAGGCGCTCTTCTACACTGCGCCGGGGCGGGGCGACCGGTTGAAGCAACTGCTCTATAACCAGCTTCCGTATCATCCGCAGCGGATCGACCAAGGGACTGCGTGGACGGTTACGACGACCGCGCCGCTGGAGCTTCCTGCCGACTCCGCTATGCTGGCCCTTGTCGCTGTTACGCCTGAGGCTGAGAACAACCACCTGCCAGACTTTTTTGATCGGCTAACGGCTCCGGATAAGCTGGCGCAGGAGGCTCCGGAGGAGAGGCCGAAGTGGTTAATCCAGGCGTATCTGGATGAACCGATCAGCTCCGCGACCTCCCATGTAGGCGAGCCTGTGAAGGCTACGGTGGCGGTGCCGATCTTCAATGCGGACGGCTCGCTGGCGGTGCCTGAGGGAGCTGTGTTGACAGGTACGGTGACCCAAGCGCAGCCGGCGCGACGCTTCTCCCATACGGGCAAGCTGCGGTTCACGTTTACGACCCTGACCCTGCCGGGAGCAGCGCCGAAGAACGTGCGCACGACGATGGCGGCGGCCGATGCGAAGACACCGCAGCAACTCGCCATGGACTCCGAGGGCAATGTGGCCCCGGAGCCTACGAACAAGGTGGCTCCGTTGATCTATGCGGCGCTGGCTGCGTTGCCGCTGCACCATGACCGGGATGCGGATGCGGGCGAGCAGTTCGGCAAGAATGCGCTGGCTTCGAACAGCCTGGGGCTGATCGGGTTTATCATTGGGACGGCTTCGCGGCAGGCGGCCGTGTCTGGAGCGATCGGGGCTTATGGAGCGGCGGTCTCGATGTACCGAGCCTACTTCGCGCGAGGTAAGGAGACGGCCTTTGCACGGAATACGCGGATCGTTCTGAAGACGGAGGCTACCCAGGTGACGCGGCTGAAGCCGGCTAGCTGATTACTCCCACTCGATGGTGCCGGGTGGCTTGCTGGTGATGTCGTAGACGACGCGGTTGATGCCGCGGACCTCGCTGACGATGCGGCTGGAGATCTTGCGGAGGACTTCGTAGGGGAGCGGCGCCCAGTCTGCCGTCATGCCGTCTTCGCTTTCGACCGCGCGGATGGCGCAGGTGTTGGCGTAGGTGCGCTGGTCTCCCATGACGCCGACGGATTTGACCGGCAGCAGGACCGCGAAGCTTTGCCAGACCTTGCGGTAGAGGCCGGCGGCTTTGATCTCTTCGACGACGATGGCGTCGGCTTCCTGCAGGATGGCGACGCGCTCTGCTGTGACCTCACCGAGGATGCGGACGGCGAGGCCGGGGCCTGGGAAGGGTTGGCGCTCGATGATCTCGTCCGGCATGCCGAGGTCGCGGCCGATGCGGCGAACCTCATCCTTGAAGAGGTCGCGGAGGGGTTCGATGAGCTTGAGCTTCATGTCCGCGGGCAGGCCTCCGACGTTGTGGTGGCTCTTGATGGTCTGCGACGGGCCTTTGACGCTGGAGCTTTCAATGACGTCGGGGTAGAGGGTTCCCTGGACGAGCCATGCGATCTCTTCGCCTGCGGACTTTTCTGCCTCGAAGATCTTCTTGGCCTCGTCGTCGAAGACCGAGATGAACTCGCCGCCGATGACCTTGCGCTTGGTCTCGGGGTCGGTGACTCCGGCGAGCTTGGTGAGGAAGCGGTCGGCTGCATCGACGGCGACGACGTTGAGGCCGAGCTGCTCGCGCATGGTGGCGTGGACTTTGGCGAACTCGTCTTTGCGGAGGACGCCGTTGTTGACGAAGATGCAGGTGAGGCGGTCGCCGATGGCGCGTGCGACGAGGACGGCGGCGACGGACGAATCGACGCCTCCGCTGAGGCCGCAGATGGCGTGCCCGGTGCCGACCTGGGCTTTGACGCGCTCGATGGTGGTCTGGATGAAGTGCTCGGGAGTCCAGTTGGCCTCGCAGCCGCAGATGTCGAGCGCGAAGTTGCGGAGAAGCTCCATGCCCTGGCGGGTGTGGGCGACCTCCGGGTGGAACTGCACGGCCCAGATGCGGCGATCTTCGTCGGCGATGCCGGCGACTGCGTTGGCGGTCTCGGCGGTGCGCTCAAAGCCGGGCGGCAAGGCTACGGCGTGGTCGCCGTGGGACATCCAGACATCAAGCGTGCCGGGGAGGCCGGCGAAGAGTTTGGTTTCGCGGATGACTTCTACGCTGGCGTGGCCGTACTCGCGTTGCGCGGCGCTCTCTACCTTGCCGCCTAGATGATGCACGATGAACTGGAGGCCGTAGCAGATGCCGAGGATGGGTACGTCCATCTTGAGGAGGGCGGGATCGGCTGCGGGGGCGTCGGGATCGTAGACGGAGTTGGGGCCGCCGGAGAGGACGAGACCCATGGGGGCGAGGGCCTTGATCTGGTCGAGCGGCGTGGTGCAGGGCAGGACGACGGAGAAGACGTTGAACTCACGGATGCGGCGGGCGATGAGCTGCGTGTACTGCGAGCCAAAGTCCAGGATGACGATGGTCGAGGTGCTGGCTGAGATGTTGGTTGGAGTATCCACACCTCCAGTCTAAACGCAGCGTGCGCCTGCCTGGGACAGGGACTAGTTTGGGTCTTTGGCGCGGGTGTTCTGGACGCCGGTCACGATGCCGATGCCGAGCAGCACGACGACGATGGCGCCGATCCAATGCTGCGGGAGGTGCATGAGGTGCGCCATATAAGCGACACCCGCAATGACGATGAGGTAACCGAAGGCGTACAGACCGAAGGACATAGGAATCTCCCGCGTGCCATGGGAAAGGCACTCCACCGTGAGAT is a window of Granulicella tundricola MP5ACTX9 DNA encoding:
- the guaA gene encoding glutamine-hydrolyzing GMP synthase, translating into MDTPTNISASTSTIVILDFGSQYTQLIARRIREFNVFSVVLPCTTPLDQIKALAPMGLVLSGGPNSVYDPDAPAADPALLKMDVPILGICYGLQFIVHHLGGKVESAAQREYGHASVEVIRETKLFAGLPGTLDVWMSHGDHAVALPPGFERTAETANAVAGIADEDRRIWAVQFHPEVAHTRQGMELLRNFALDICGCEANWTPEHFIQTTIERVKAQVGTGHAICGLSGGVDSSVAAVLVARAIGDRLTCIFVNNGVLRKDEFAKVHATMREQLGLNVVAVDAADRFLTKLAGVTDPETKRKVIGGEFISVFDDEAKKIFEAEKSAGEEIAWLVQGTLYPDVIESSSVKGPSQTIKSHHNVGGLPADMKLKLIEPLRDLFKDEVRRIGRDLGMPDEIIERQPFPGPGLAVRILGEVTAERVAILQEADAIVVEEIKAAGLYRKVWQSFAVLLPVKSVGVMGDQRTYANTCAIRAVESEDGMTADWAPLPYEVLRKISSRIVSEVRGINRVVYDITSKPPGTIEWE
- a CDS encoding tagatose 1,6-diphosphate aldolase → MKLTPGKLAGLKAVSDARGVIAAAAMDQRGSLQKSLAKERGGIIDSAALGEFKTLVTEVLTRHASAILLDPEFGLEASKNRNSAGLLLAYEKTGYDSATPGRLPDLLDVWSVRRLKEAGADCVKILLYYSPFEKTAINDLKHAWIERIGDECIAHDIPFFLEFVGYDAEGGDEKSLAYAIKKPLIVSGSMAEFGKERYNVDVLKVEVPVEMSYVEGTKAFKGEKAYTRAEALQHFRDAETMTHKPFIYLSAGVSNPVFIETLALAAESGTKFNGVLCGRATWKDGIVIYAKQGAAAFKEWLETTGVENISNVNEALKAATPWYTKFGANSLAELG
- a CDS encoding efflux RND transporter permease subunit — translated: MVEFFIRRPIFATVCALLIVLAGAVSLPTLPISLYPELAPPQVIVACNYVGANSSTVESAVTVPLEEAINGVEGMRYISSTSSNDGTSTITITFQTGYSLDIAAVDVQNRVATAQGRLPAVVNNTGISITKANSNFVLAAGFVSPDHSLSPAFISNYLDVYVSDALKRVPGVGAVVIFGERKYAMRIWLDPTKLAARGLTPLDVNNALGEQNIEVAAGQLGIPPSDPKQAYQMAVRVVGRLSDPRQFENIIIKSNAASGAGATNPVGTGIVLLKDVGRAELGAETYNTNLRFSGNDAVGLGIQQLSNANALDVDKRCRQVLADLEKSYPPGLKGIIAVDTTTVVSDSIKEVESTLAEAIIIVIVVIFLFLQDWRATIIPAVTIPVSLIGTFAFIKIFGFSINSLTLFGITLATGLVVDDAIVVIENVQRHLEEGVQDPMEATSIAMREVTSAVIATSLVLISVFVPVSFFPGTTGILYKQFSLTIAFSIAISAFNALTLSPALSAILLRKEQHKTGIQGFFLNPIDKAIKKLISWYAVAVTFAVKIRYAVLIVFFAGLAATAYEYTHVPTAFVPQEDQGYYLIIIQTPPGASLAYTAEFADRVSQVIRNDDDVFGTFSVMGFSLSGGSSPNSGLIFAPLKPVDERTKRGNGHSAHDIVLRTSPKLFGVPGGIAFAAEPPAINGIGTVGGFQFILQDGGRNTFGDIDRIAHQIVGQARSPSSGLTNLNTTFTANDPQIYVTIDRQKAEAIGVPLSQITAAMGTYMGSSYINDFDFNNRSYRVYVQADQQFRRNVQDLRQYYVRSNSNQMIPLDNLVAINETSGPQVINHYNLFRSAEIDGSPAPGLSSGQGNDNMVKLFEKNKLQGMTYSWTGLALEEVESSGKAIVIFGLGLLVVYLTLSAQYESFTLPFIILLAVPTAILGALGLVSLRGISDDVYVQIGMVMLIGLSAKNSILIVEFAEQQLGLGKSIIDAAITASELRLRPILMTSSAFILGVLPLYFATGAGAYGRHSVGTAIVGGMVLSTVLNLFFIPVLYVILKTFLATFTRTKPVRTT
- a CDS encoding MFS transporter encodes the protein MRKPLLALAVSAFAIGTSEFIIMGLLPDLAHSFQVSIPKAGILISGYALSVTLGSPFLALALARLDRKRALLILMGVFIAGNILCALAPTYSLLLVARILTALCHGAFFGAGSIVAANLVPKSERAQAIALMFSGLTIANVLGVPAGTALGQWLGWRFAFWALVPIGVIAAIGLWKMVPSQPAEIIHLKHEFHAVLRPQVQLVLTLSTLSSVALFCVFAYIAPILEAVTHLPPHIVSWVLVVFGVGITLGNLIGGRLSDWKPMGVILGGMATLIVLFLLMPLTQPHAAAEIAMVFVWGFVHFGAGAPLQARIVDRAKGAPNLASTLNQGAFNLGNALGAAMGGLMLTYGLSYQRLPLGAAAVCCLALAVALVALKLERNEARDALGAEVSLT
- a CDS encoding carboxylate-amine ligase, coding for MRPTFTLGIEEEYQTVDPESRDLRSHIATEMLEQGKLRLEERVKAELHQSVIEVGTRICNNIEEAREDLYDLRRNMIGLADENGLMLVAGATHPFADWRSQEIYPDPRYDQVVADLQLVARANLIFGLHVHVGIEDREAAIRVMNSLRYFLPHILALSTNSPFWLGMDTGYKSYRAKVFENFPRTNLPDSFASYSEFENYVDLLIKTNCIDNAKKLWWDVRPHPFFDTIEVRICDIPMRAEETIAIAGLIQATACKLWNLHSKNLDYRQYSRALLMENKFRAVRYGLDGKLIDFGKQQELPAKDLIREYLVWVDEVLDELGSRKAVEYIHQMLDQGSGADRQLAVFRETGSLPAVVDYMARETKVGLW
- a CDS encoding efflux RND transporter periplasmic adaptor subunit codes for the protein MQTPRLRILIATLTLSLTACKSAPPAAPPAMQAMPVAVAPVALNPVPTGDTYVSTIKSRRTANIQPQVDGNITRIFVVSGQSVAAGQMLMQIDPLKQRAAVDQQIGSQAQFNATYQFNQAEVERQRKLFEAGITSRQAYDTAVQNFQNSKGAYQAAAAGTSTQKEQLAYYQIRAPFAGIIGDIPVHQGDYVSPTTALTTLDENKDLEAYIYIPTERAAQIHPGLPVQIVDANGTILERSTISFVSPQVDNGIQGILAKATIPAGSKLRNQQVVNARVIWTSAPQPTVPVLAVTMIGGQPFVYIAKAQGAGFIAHQVPVTLGETVGNSYPVTSGLNPGDRVVVSGLQFLAEGAPIKPLG